The following proteins are co-located in the Spirosoma montaniterrae genome:
- a CDS encoding lantibiotic dehydratase C-terminal domain-containing protein, with product MNRAVTSIHIYYRGHQDALLLDYVLPILVNWQKNGRISQYAFLRYWNGGDHLRLRLFACTDEADALAQLANSFSEHLRYHPHVAQPVHDYNAYANNMRALYDKLGAVEVENIEPLRPEPGIELHPYRFEKHRYGTDEAQALSEDHFAFSSVFAGRLLKLTRDNLPARITLLMHLSMMMVGVIDDQPGAIADLFHRASQTGLLLKNHPDDSVEDTYVSRGFPTFDEQIADLEPVLTQLQYWLSGSDMSALMHVPGQSPAVQAFLHQWQVELRKRWVSLQQLDQRQLLPINPSAILMTYLHLLFNRLDIAFSLECYTYYLTAKAINHLTELNHVIR from the coding sequence ATGAATCGTGCCGTCACGTCGATCCATATCTATTATCGTGGCCATCAGGATGCGCTGCTGCTGGATTATGTCTTGCCAATACTGGTTAACTGGCAGAAAAACGGACGTATCAGTCAATACGCGTTTCTGCGGTACTGGAATGGGGGCGATCATCTGCGGCTGCGGCTGTTCGCCTGTACCGACGAAGCCGATGCCCTTGCCCAGCTTGCCAATTCCTTCTCAGAACATCTACGATACCATCCGCACGTAGCTCAGCCGGTCCACGATTACAATGCGTATGCCAACAACATGCGGGCGTTGTACGATAAACTTGGCGCTGTTGAGGTTGAAAATATTGAGCCGCTACGCCCGGAGCCGGGTATCGAACTGCATCCGTATCGGTTTGAGAAACACCGCTATGGAACTGACGAAGCACAGGCATTGAGCGAAGATCATTTCGCGTTTTCGTCAGTGTTTGCCGGACGGTTGTTAAAGTTGACGCGGGATAATCTGCCCGCCCGTATTACCCTGCTTATGCATCTGTCGATGATGATGGTTGGTGTTATCGATGATCAGCCAGGCGCGATTGCCGATCTGTTCCATCGGGCCAGCCAAACCGGACTGCTGCTTAAAAATCATCCTGATGATTCGGTGGAAGATACCTATGTTAGTCGTGGTTTCCCCACATTTGACGAGCAAATTGCCGACCTTGAACCCGTTCTAACTCAACTACAATACTGGTTGTCAGGCTCAGACATGTCGGCTCTGATGCATGTGCCCGGCCAAAGCCCCGCCGTACAAGCTTTCTTGCACCAATGGCAAGTGGAACTGCGGAAACGGTGGGTGAGTTTACAACAGCTCGATCAACGGCAGTTGTTGCCCATCAATCCTTCGGCCATTCTGATGACGTACCTCCACCTGTTGTTCAACCGGCTCGACATAGCCTTTTCGTTGGAGTGCTATACTTATTACCTGACTGCTAAGGCCATAAACCATTTAACCGAGCTGAATCATGTCATACGTTAG
- a CDS encoding DoxX family protein has translation MLAQGLAQLFQTKGYVDILAHLGYPLYLLYIIGVWKLLGVVAIVRPSDGPAALAGIARSDWGIVVFQTRRQKNH, from the coding sequence ATGCTGGCACAAGGGCTGGCGCAGTTATTTCAGACAAAAGGGTACGTGGACATTCTGGCTCACCTGGGTTACCCCCTGTACTTGTTGTACATCATTGGCGTCTGGAAACTGCTTGGCGTAGTAGCGATTGTGCGACCCAGTGACGGCCCTGCTGCCCTCGCTGGTATTGCTCGGTCTGATTGGGGTATCGTGGTATTTCAGACCCGCCGACAAAAGAATCATTAG
- a CDS encoding DUF4143 domain-containing protein, which produces MKNVADLSTFTRFLTNYVVYLLPPYYENFSKRLIKSPELYFYDTGLLCSLLGLWSSPCPDGTT; this is translated from the coding sequence CTGAAAAACGTTGCCGACCTCAGTACGTTCACCCGCTTCCTAACGAATTACGTGGTCTATCTGCTTCCGCCCTATTATGAGAACTTCAGCAAACGACTCATCAAATCGCCTGAACTGTACTTCTATGACACAGGACTCCTTTGTTCGCTACTGGGCTTATGGTCGAGTCCGTGTCCTGACGGCACAACGTAA
- a CDS encoding RiPP maturation radical SAM C-methyltransferase, with the protein MDKKVLIALMPWASIDFPGLGPTLVHSILNQQGYPCEMMYGNLAYCHFLQGDRFVIEQVSKLPISEIAFSPLYFAVSKQTAADKLERHVEGTSQKGDEKRKSSAYYLNIVEQAENCINYLFESTPWGDYDVVGFSVMMQQTVASLALAKKIKRHYPTIAILFGGPSTSAPMGEAMIRAFPEIDYILQGEVDATIGPFVQELRQEKKDLRQIHGLLYRNNDGTISRTAPNRPFVKLDTLPVPDYGPYFSQLSQYGITNIEPYLQIETSRGCWWGEKHHCTFCGIEDEILKYRTKSDDNVLNEIITLSSKHRGLEFFPVDSIISHGAFNSLLPKLTQLRSEFGYDFSFFFECKSNLSTHHATRFRDAGVRSVQPGIESFSDNILRMMDKGTTGAKQVQCLKLCAEREIVVNWNLIYENIGEREEDYEIMIRLIPFITHLPPLHAEGMIPVQLNRYAPLHNTPERFGIVNIRPKGYYYDIFPDESIDFDNLAFYFDFDRNDKITPKLKALHSQLHDRLEAWRENYQERTLVQRRGPGFIEIIDQRQLAYTGKDRLTVGRIVLEGIEAEMFSACDEVIREDSLVRLFIDRVDEGEIRQFVDRMVACYQIYRSESDQLINLPLRLDIPKRPTGADANEGKNSDYNIALLELR; encoded by the coding sequence ATGGACAAGAAAGTGTTAATAGCCCTTATGCCATGGGCCAGTATTGATTTTCCGGGGCTGGGGCCAACCCTTGTCCATTCAATTCTAAACCAGCAGGGTTATCCGTGCGAGATGATGTATGGAAATTTGGCTTATTGTCATTTCCTACAGGGGGATCGCTTTGTTATTGAGCAGGTTTCAAAACTGCCTATTTCAGAGATAGCATTCTCTCCGCTTTATTTCGCGGTGAGTAAGCAAACGGCTGCTGACAAACTTGAGCGTCACGTAGAAGGAACCAGTCAAAAAGGAGATGAAAAACGTAAATCGAGCGCATATTACCTCAATATTGTCGAACAGGCAGAAAACTGTATCAATTATTTATTCGAGAGTACGCCTTGGGGAGATTACGATGTGGTTGGTTTTTCCGTGATGATGCAACAGACCGTTGCTTCGCTGGCCTTAGCTAAGAAAATTAAAAGACACTACCCCACTATTGCCATACTGTTTGGGGGCCCCAGTACAAGCGCTCCAATGGGCGAAGCCATGATCCGTGCTTTTCCCGAGATAGATTATATTTTACAAGGTGAAGTCGATGCTACTATTGGGCCTTTCGTGCAGGAGCTCCGGCAGGAGAAGAAAGACTTGAGACAAATTCACGGCTTACTGTATCGGAACAATGACGGAACGATTTCCAGAACCGCGCCGAACCGACCTTTCGTTAAATTGGATACGCTTCCAGTACCTGATTACGGGCCTTATTTTAGCCAGCTTAGCCAGTATGGCATTACCAATATCGAACCCTATTTACAGATTGAGACGTCGAGGGGGTGCTGGTGGGGAGAAAAACACCACTGTACGTTCTGCGGTATTGAAGACGAGATTCTGAAATATCGAACTAAATCGGATGATAACGTACTGAACGAGATTATTACGTTATCGAGTAAGCATCGGGGACTTGAGTTTTTTCCGGTAGATAGCATCATCAGTCACGGGGCGTTTAACTCACTACTACCCAAGCTTACTCAGCTACGTAGCGAATTTGGCTATGATTTCAGTTTCTTCTTCGAGTGTAAATCCAACCTTTCTACGCACCATGCTACTCGATTCAGAGACGCAGGAGTACGGTCGGTTCAACCGGGTATAGAAAGCTTCAGCGATAATATACTACGTATGATGGATAAGGGCACAACAGGAGCCAAGCAGGTGCAATGCCTGAAACTGTGTGCTGAACGAGAGATTGTCGTAAACTGGAATCTGATCTATGAAAATATAGGTGAGCGCGAAGAGGATTATGAAATAATGATTCGGCTGATTCCATTCATCACGCACCTGCCGCCCCTACATGCCGAAGGAATGATTCCGGTACAGCTCAATCGCTACGCGCCTTTACACAACACGCCCGAACGTTTTGGTATAGTAAATATTAGACCTAAGGGATATTACTATGATATTTTTCCGGACGAATCCATTGACTTCGATAATCTGGCTTTCTACTTCGATTTCGACAGAAACGATAAAATAACTCCCAAACTCAAAGCTTTGCACAGTCAGCTTCACGACCGGCTCGAAGCGTGGCGGGAAAATTATCAGGAACGCACTCTTGTTCAGCGCAGAGGCCCCGGCTTTATCGAAATTATCGACCAGCGGCAACTTGCTTATACGGGTAAAGACCGTCTCACTGTAGGTCGTATTGTGCTTGAAGGTATCGAAGCGGAGATGTTTTCGGCCTGCGATGAAGTGATTCGGGAAGATAGCCTGGTCAGGCTATTCATCGACCGAGTTGATGAAGGCGAGATTCGGCAATTTGTGGACCGGATGGTTGCCTGCTACCAGATATACCGGTCAGAGAGTGATCAGTTGATTAATCTCCCGCTTCGTCTTGACATTCCTAAACGCCCGACAGGTGCAGACGCTAATGAAGGAAAAAATTCTGATTATAACATCGCCCTGCTCGAGCTTCGTTAA
- a CDS encoding NAD-dependent epimerase/dehydratase family protein, whose translation MHVLIIGGTGYVGSRLVDRLLARHMVITVLAKEPMPGLTAHVRVIIGDRSDPNILTRLAQLKVDAVVDLIAYRPQQTRELVNAFAGRIRCYVHLSTIAVYAHPFTFPLQEDQATLVNNGGHSYSNLKADCERVLTDAYQTQRFPMVILRSTPIMGPSDPVSREVYMLKRLLRKKPLITPLLRDSFILTIFIDDLIEAFYATLTTPSAIGNAYHLSAGDCPTVSEYMQAIATWAGVQPIHNDPTDTQTLLDGGFSVYAFPYAPGSPGRLNIANAQRDLGFSPTPFREALVRTLDPVSTTIRSLQMVPAWPGRTATQTRLCGIHELLHEQAEQCWYDQKKPPAVLTVDDLLKKLTQQPDALVLTDRERWLQSETCFEPTWHRYGEDDPMPVLIIPTQLTSLLLGSELSADPLPTCCYKESCQLVGVLEPVESVPDSYDCFLHQPLRNRVDYTHDNFPAKLYTVRFEHVRQLSLGEKDRAIVHGEFADWLLSRLNKQTMTDVNLDLFSKCYLADDYTAFANCLSDQRELEVLADWVHLFGLARLLIKAGHMHTHQLFIGRANHCCFTRTEPDQSVPVNGAFLDSALKVTVNNQNYLYDIASQTLCSVPKPFAILLDYVDPFMVSASLLEEIFDLDAVKAIEVYEVYRNEFVKHVKMFCKEQIIRSLVPH comes from the coding sequence ATGCACGTACTAATTATTGGTGGTACAGGATACGTTGGTAGTCGGCTGGTTGATCGGTTGCTGGCCCGTCACATGGTAATTACGGTTCTTGCCAAAGAGCCGATGCCCGGGCTGACTGCTCATGTCCGTGTCATAATAGGAGACCGCTCGGATCCGAACATTCTAACCAGACTGGCGCAACTGAAAGTCGATGCCGTAGTTGACCTGATAGCGTATCGGCCCCAGCAAACCCGCGAGTTGGTGAACGCCTTTGCGGGCCGAATCCGTTGCTACGTTCACCTAAGCACCATCGCCGTTTACGCGCATCCCTTTACATTTCCCCTACAGGAAGATCAGGCTACGTTAGTGAATAACGGCGGACATAGTTACAGTAATCTAAAAGCCGACTGCGAACGGGTGCTGACGGATGCTTACCAAACCCAAAGATTTCCAATGGTTATTCTACGTTCTACGCCTATTATGGGACCCTCTGACCCGGTGTCTCGTGAAGTGTACATGCTGAAACGCCTGCTTAGAAAAAAACCATTAATTACCCCTTTGCTACGGGATAGCTTCATTTTAACCATATTTATTGATGACCTGATCGAAGCGTTTTACGCAACCCTGACAACACCTTCAGCTATCGGCAATGCCTATCATTTGTCGGCAGGAGACTGTCCAACGGTTAGCGAGTATATGCAGGCAATAGCTACCTGGGCAGGCGTCCAACCTATTCACAATGACCCAACGGATACCCAAACGCTGCTTGATGGGGGTTTTTCGGTGTACGCATTTCCGTATGCTCCCGGCTCGCCGGGACGATTGAACATCGCCAACGCTCAGCGCGACTTAGGGTTCTCGCCAACGCCGTTCCGGGAGGCCTTAGTCCGCACATTAGACCCGGTTTCAACTACTATACGTTCGCTCCAGATGGTGCCGGCCTGGCCCGGTCGAACGGCTACACAAACGCGCTTGTGCGGAATACATGAATTACTGCATGAGCAGGCAGAGCAGTGCTGGTATGACCAGAAAAAACCGCCAGCCGTACTGACAGTCGATGATTTGCTCAAAAAACTGACTCAACAGCCAGACGCCCTCGTGCTTACTGATCGTGAGCGTTGGCTTCAGAGCGAAACCTGTTTTGAGCCGACCTGGCACAGGTATGGAGAAGACGATCCGATGCCTGTGTTGATAATCCCGACTCAGCTTACATCGCTGCTTTTGGGCAGTGAGTTGAGTGCTGACCCGCTTCCAACCTGTTGCTACAAAGAAAGCTGCCAGTTAGTTGGTGTTCTCGAACCGGTCGAGTCGGTCCCTGACAGCTATGACTGTTTCTTACACCAACCGCTCAGAAACCGGGTTGATTATACGCATGACAATTTCCCGGCCAAACTCTACACAGTCCGGTTTGAACACGTGCGGCAACTATCGTTAGGTGAAAAAGACCGGGCTATTGTGCATGGCGAATTTGCTGACTGGCTACTGAGTCGGCTGAACAAACAAACCATGACCGATGTCAATCTTGATTTGTTCAGCAAATGTTATTTGGCCGATGACTATACCGCTTTTGCTAATTGTCTGTCAGACCAGCGCGAACTGGAAGTGTTGGCAGATTGGGTGCACCTGTTTGGTTTAGCGAGACTCCTGATAAAAGCAGGCCACATGCACACGCACCAATTGTTTATTGGTAGAGCCAACCACTGTTGTTTCACACGGACCGAACCCGATCAGTCTGTTCCGGTTAACGGGGCATTCTTGGATTCAGCGTTGAAAGTGACGGTTAACAACCAGAATTACCTATACGATATAGCCAGCCAAACACTCTGCTCTGTGCCTAAGCCGTTTGCTATCCTGTTGGATTATGTTGATCCTTTTATGGTATCGGCCAGTCTGCTTGAAGAGATATTTGACCTCGATGCCGTCAAAGCCATCGAGGTTTATGAGGTTTATAGAAACGAGTTTGTCAAACATGTCAAAATGTTCTGCAAAGAGCAAATTATCAGATCATTGGTGCCACACTAA
- a CDS encoding aminotransferase class III-fold pyridoxal phosphate-dependent enzyme has translation MPNYWGPFAQLKEQTNAILEVANYNGLMAELNDALFIDRSDIAYYVDLAKEAGGPILELGCGSGRVTLPLLSGGYHVTGVDNSQDMLDILSKRMQHRSREEQSRLTMCREDARNFQLGNAFSLVIFPYCSLLLFTDPADRKSILKSVRRHLTSSGLFAFDAPVQESLNQERIFELDLPIESGKTVVTLGIKTYHEQKVMLENSLFQVAKSTNKRYTILEYKKLALFAEGELEQELQEAGFYVYKRIPTLSDNGKTLRYLYVCGKSDTDTYPLWHPYMPHNQLPNHVLTLVSGQGCRVTDQHGKTYIDASGGLWSVQCGLGNTYIIDAITKQLSTLSYGTLFAGRGNEPALALARKLVELAPYPLEWVYLTGSGSESVELSIKLARQFWHFAGLANKNRIVYLDQSYHGTFFGSMGVSGLYPAKETVGPGLPGLDCINAPNPDNCPPNQDYETYALTCAEQLETVARLKSDQIAAFIIEPVLGSAGVVIPPQAYFDRIAEICQRHNILLIVDEIATGFGRTGAWFCSTHFGIKPDIMLLSKGITSGYLPLGATLFSAEIGNRLLAHGAGIMHGSSHNGNPACCVAALATIDVLTNQQLIKRAREAGHYVRELLEQMKNEQPNVSGIRSLGLMAGVALCQNDHKPATKEQVAVIYELLKRKGVLAYPAVSSVVFFPALTITDDELQTVVQKLGEVLSSVQLVNNGTRMR, from the coding sequence GTGCCTAATTACTGGGGCCCCTTTGCTCAGTTAAAAGAACAGACGAACGCTATTCTTGAGGTGGCAAACTATAACGGCTTGATGGCCGAACTCAACGATGCGCTTTTCATCGACCGGTCCGATATTGCCTACTATGTTGATCTGGCTAAGGAAGCAGGCGGGCCCATCCTGGAGCTTGGTTGTGGTTCGGGGCGTGTGACACTGCCCCTGCTTAGCGGAGGATACCACGTAACGGGCGTCGATAATTCGCAGGATATGTTGGATATTCTGAGCAAACGCATGCAGCACCGCTCCAGAGAAGAACAAAGCCGATTGACGATGTGCCGGGAAGATGCCCGAAATTTTCAGCTTGGTAACGCTTTTTCACTCGTTATTTTCCCCTATTGCTCACTGCTGTTGTTTACCGACCCCGCCGACCGGAAAAGCATCTTAAAATCAGTCAGGCGGCACCTTACATCGAGCGGCCTTTTTGCGTTTGATGCGCCCGTACAGGAGTCACTGAATCAGGAGCGAATTTTTGAACTTGATCTACCCATCGAATCGGGTAAAACCGTCGTTACGTTAGGAATCAAAACCTACCATGAGCAGAAGGTGATGCTGGAAAACTCGCTGTTTCAGGTTGCCAAAAGTACCAATAAACGATACACCATTTTAGAATATAAAAAACTGGCACTGTTTGCTGAGGGCGAACTGGAGCAGGAGTTGCAGGAGGCCGGTTTTTATGTCTACAAACGCATACCGACTTTGTCGGACAACGGCAAAACCCTCCGCTACTTGTACGTATGCGGCAAAAGCGATACCGATACGTATCCGCTCTGGCACCCCTACATGCCGCACAATCAATTGCCAAACCATGTCCTGACACTGGTGAGCGGGCAGGGCTGTAGGGTGACGGATCAGCATGGCAAAACATACATCGACGCATCGGGCGGTTTGTGGAGCGTGCAGTGCGGTCTGGGGAATACCTACATCATCGACGCCATAACGAAGCAATTGTCAACACTATCGTACGGAACGCTGTTTGCGGGTCGTGGCAATGAGCCCGCGCTGGCACTGGCACGAAAGTTAGTTGAACTGGCTCCCTATCCGCTGGAGTGGGTTTACCTCACCGGATCTGGTTCAGAAAGTGTCGAATTATCGATTAAGTTGGCCCGGCAGTTCTGGCACTTCGCGGGGTTAGCCAACAAAAATCGCATTGTTTATCTCGATCAGTCCTATCATGGTACCTTTTTTGGAAGTATGGGTGTCTCCGGGCTGTACCCTGCTAAGGAAACGGTTGGCCCCGGTTTGCCCGGCCTCGACTGCATTAATGCCCCCAACCCCGACAACTGCCCGCCCAATCAGGACTACGAGACGTATGCGCTAACCTGCGCCGAGCAATTAGAAACCGTTGCTCGTTTGAAGTCAGACCAGATAGCCGCCTTCATCATAGAACCCGTGCTTGGTTCGGCGGGTGTCGTGATTCCACCTCAGGCTTACTTCGACCGCATCGCCGAAATCTGCCAGCGTCATAACATCTTGCTGATCGTTGATGAGATCGCAACGGGTTTTGGGCGTACGGGCGCGTGGTTCTGTTCTACTCATTTCGGAATCAAACCCGACATCATGCTTTTGTCAAAAGGCATCACCAGCGGATACCTGCCATTGGGGGCAACGCTGTTCTCTGCCGAAATTGGTAATCGCCTGCTGGCCCACGGAGCCGGTATTATGCATGGTTCCAGCCACAACGGAAATCCGGCCTGTTGTGTGGCTGCGCTGGCAACTATCGATGTGCTCACAAACCAGCAACTAATCAAACGGGCAAGGGAAGCAGGTCATTATGTCAGAGAGTTACTTGAGCAAATGAAGAACGAGCAACCTAATGTTAGCGGGATCAGATCGCTTGGGTTGATGGCAGGGGTTGCGCTGTGCCAGAACGACCATAAACCAGCCACGAAAGAGCAAGTCGCTGTTATCTATGAATTACTGAAGAGAAAGGGCGTTTTAGCTTATCCGGCTGTATCGAGCGTCGTTTTTTTTCCAGCCTTGACTATTACCGATGATGAGTTGCAGACGGTTGTTCAGAAGTTAGGTGAGGTGTTGAGCAGCGTGCAACTGGTTAATAACGGAACACGTATGCGCTGA
- a CDS encoding DUF4256 domain-containing protein: protein MKKDLSPDQRAEFINTLQVRFEKNRSRHDGFDWTTMQAKLEANKNKLWSLHEMERTGGEPDVVGYDDATGEYIFYDCSAESPKGRRSVCYDQQALDSRKEHKPQTSAAEMAAEMGIELLTEEQYRALQTLGTFDAKTSSWVKTPADIRQLGGALFADHRYGHVFVYHNGAESYYGSRGFRGLLRV, encoded by the coding sequence ATGAAAAAGGACTTATCACCAGATCAACGGGCCGAATTCATTAACACGTTGCAAGTCCGTTTTGAGAAAAACAGAAGCCGCCATGACGGTTTTGACTGGACTACCATGCAGGCAAAGCTGGAAGCGAACAAGAACAAGCTGTGGTCACTCCACGAAATGGAACGAACGGGCGGTGAACCGGATGTTGTTGGTTATGATGACGCGACGGGCGAATACATTTTTTATGACTGCTCGGCAGAGAGTCCTAAAGGTCGTCGAAGTGTTTGTTACGACCAGCAAGCTTTGGATTCAAGAAAAGAACACAAACCCCAAACCAGTGCGGCAGAGATGGCGGCTGAAATGGGCATCGAGTTGTTGACGGAAGAACAATACCGGGCGTTGCAGACACTTGGAACGTTTGATGCGAAAACATCGAGTTGGGTGAAAACGCCCGCCGACATAAGACAACTCGGTGGTGCCCTCTTTGCTGACCACCGCTACGGGCATGTTTTCGTGTATCACAACGGAGCAGAATCGTACTATGGCTCCAGAGGATTTCGCGGGTTGCTACGGGTCTGA
- a CDS encoding lantibiotic dehydratase yields the protein MRTDQLVKNGLVLAPYYACRQVGLPTDAIWKLGNFQIARLCDELTHKEAELKWAASQLVDALYELIKYTTESDQSNQLLTLKRAIYNSRRVDEQHVKKSLPIHLHTLFDNWSGRLNQLNETKQVAETAIGQSLAALNQAFGLLFGESSVQTAICHAQPELYRKLLELPNAQNLNSQQRKVLLSGTAYAYRMATKTSPFSYFTRTGCWPLNQDERTSPDQPSSVEEVNVLNIRIGQQLIDALLNQNLYSNKLPLLWNPASVLTEDGCYVLRTDLSLANNGATSTESTVAMSANPILFLVKDIFSERITPIDQRELVALLIESLACDEEKAQRILTKLLEYKLIIPTLGVDQNRLDWPAALAESPCVAHVSSALSNQLAGLALHVDSLAKTTPANRLNALQTLAQNSERVLASVGVVTPVGGIQKIVHNSVYLAAPPTPEPDQFIEQFPVFDSLLRVLPLFNNDYALQQWVAGRLTDTDTPLPALIFFHRLFESAIDADPNTLNENHPLLNPQALVTGNAMQQQITVQDRFVSEIASLLSETSEQLTLDSFFWAKWEEEASPFNTQSLPLSMTVMGQFTNTWTTDAPRFVVNKLFAGYGTMFTEPPLSARSYRSNTMIERQLMDIEPACEYADIIATMGFQGQIRLPVGRRSLYYPGQQVSDPARQCFCWDNLFVKRDAAGNPVLIEGSTGKRIVPLHRGTLASIYFPPFYRFLTTLGPSFTPDFSLYERLLNQAETQRVEGIRHYARIVSGGVVLMRRAWSVPLAEVPRQSAKQSDFAYYRQVRAWASEVSMPKEVFVIPMHSATYYSEDGRGLAFKRVHKPVYLNWDDYTSFRLFLRYTVFEAGRMSFIEALPILDRDKLGADNRVVEYQIEMYQNDRLP from the coding sequence ATGCGTACCGATCAACTTGTCAAAAACGGCCTTGTGCTGGCTCCTTACTATGCATGTCGGCAGGTAGGGCTTCCAACCGACGCTATCTGGAAATTAGGTAATTTTCAGATAGCCCGGTTATGCGATGAGTTGACGCATAAAGAAGCAGAACTCAAATGGGCAGCTTCTCAACTGGTTGACGCGCTTTATGAGCTGATAAAATACACAACGGAATCAGACCAAAGTAATCAACTACTTACCCTAAAGCGGGCTATTTACAATAGCCGACGGGTTGATGAACAACATGTCAAAAAAAGTTTGCCGATACATCTTCATACACTATTCGACAACTGGAGCGGTCGGCTGAATCAGTTGAACGAAACGAAGCAAGTGGCTGAAACGGCTATTGGTCAGTCGCTTGCTGCGCTGAATCAGGCGTTTGGTTTATTATTTGGCGAGTCATCTGTTCAAACGGCCATATGCCATGCCCAACCCGAGTTATATCGTAAACTTCTTGAACTGCCTAACGCCCAAAATCTGAACAGCCAACAACGCAAAGTATTGCTGTCGGGTACGGCTTATGCTTACCGAATGGCTACTAAAACCAGCCCCTTCAGTTATTTTACCAGAACAGGCTGCTGGCCACTCAATCAGGACGAGAGAACATCCCCCGATCAGCCGTCATCGGTGGAAGAAGTAAACGTACTGAATATTCGTATTGGACAGCAACTAATCGACGCGCTGCTGAACCAGAACTTATATAGCAATAAACTACCCCTGCTCTGGAATCCGGCATCGGTACTGACGGAAGACGGCTGTTACGTGCTACGTACCGATTTGTCGTTGGCAAACAATGGAGCAACGTCGACCGAATCGACGGTCGCTATGTCCGCTAACCCCATTTTATTTCTGGTAAAAGATATTTTTTCTGAGCGCATCACGCCCATCGACCAGCGCGAACTGGTGGCCTTATTGATAGAATCATTAGCCTGCGATGAAGAAAAAGCACAGCGAATACTGACCAAACTGCTGGAATATAAACTCATTATTCCGACACTGGGTGTTGATCAGAATCGGCTCGACTGGCCGGCTGCTCTTGCCGAAAGCCCCTGCGTAGCGCACGTATCGAGTGCGTTAAGCAATCAGCTTGCCGGGTTGGCATTGCACGTAGACTCGCTGGCCAAAACAACACCTGCCAATCGGCTAAACGCACTACAGACACTCGCTCAGAACAGTGAGCGCGTACTGGCTTCGGTTGGTGTGGTAACGCCGGTTGGAGGAATCCAGAAAATTGTTCATAACAGTGTGTATCTGGCCGCTCCGCCAACTCCGGAACCAGACCAATTCATTGAGCAGTTCCCCGTTTTCGATTCCCTACTACGTGTTCTTCCGCTGTTCAATAACGACTACGCGCTTCAACAGTGGGTGGCTGGTAGGTTGACCGATACCGATACGCCGTTGCCCGCGCTTATTTTTTTTCATCGACTTTTCGAGTCTGCTATCGACGCAGACCCAAATACGCTGAACGAGAACCACCCCCTGCTAAATCCGCAGGCTCTGGTCACGGGCAACGCCATGCAGCAACAAATCACCGTTCAGGATCGCTTTGTATCCGAGATTGCTTCGCTGCTATCCGAAACGTCGGAGCAACTTACGCTCGACTCCTTTTTCTGGGCGAAGTGGGAGGAGGAAGCATCCCCTTTCAATACGCAGTCGCTTCCGCTGTCGATGACCGTAATGGGTCAGTTTACGAATACATGGACAACTGACGCCCCTCGTTTCGTTGTCAATAAACTATTTGCGGGGTATGGTACAATGTTTACCGAACCGCCATTGTCAGCCCGGAGCTACCGGTCAAACACGATGATTGAGCGACAGTTAATGGATATAGAGCCAGCCTGTGAGTATGCCGACATTATAGCGACAATGGGGTTTCAGGGGCAGATCAGACTACCGGTAGGCAGACGAAGTTTATACTATCCCGGCCAGCAGGTGAGTGATCCGGCCCGGCAGTGCTTTTGCTGGGACAACTTGTTTGTTAAACGCGATGCGGCTGGTAACCCTGTGCTTATCGAAGGGTCAACCGGCAAGCGAATCGTACCGCTGCACCGGGGTACGTTAGCATCAATCTATTTTCCGCCCTTCTACCGGTTCCTGACCACGCTTGGGCCATCGTTTACGCCCGATTTTTCGCTGTACGAACGGTTGCTGAACCAGGCCGAAACACAGCGCGTAGAAGGCATACGCCATTATGCCCGCATAGTGAGCGGTGGGGTTGTGTTGATGCGTCGTGCCTGGTCGGTGCCGCTTGCTGAGGTGCCCAGACAATCGGCCAAACAATCTGATTTTGCGTATTATCGACAGGTAAGAGCATGGGCATCAGAGGTGAGTATGCCCAAAGAAGTGTTTGTTATACCCATGCATTCTGCTACGTATTATTCAGAAGATGGGCGTGGCCTGGCCTTCAAACGTGTACACAAACCCGTTTATCTGAACTGGGACGATTACACCAGCTTTCGGCTGTTTTTACGATATACGGTATTCGAGGCTGGCCGAATGAGCTTTATCGAAGCACTACCGATACTCGACCGCGATAAGTTAGGTGCAGACAATCGGGTGGTTGAATATCAGATAGAGATGTACCAAAACGACCGATTACCATGA